The Ovis canadensis isolate MfBH-ARS-UI-01 breed Bighorn chromosome 13, ARS-UI_OviCan_v2, whole genome shotgun sequence genome includes a region encoding these proteins:
- the FITM2 gene encoding acyl-coenzyme A diphosphatase FITM2: MKGKTVAERVRGGGRWPTRSVMEHLERCAWVLRGTLVRSAVRRYLPWALAASMLAGSLVKELSPLPESYLSNKRNVLNVYFVKVAWAWTFCLLLPFIALTNYHLTGKAGLVLRRLSTLLVGTAIWYVCTAIFSNIEHYTGSCYQSPALEGERKEHRSKQQCHGEGGFWHGFDISGHSFLLAFCALMIVEEMAVLHEVKTDRNHRLHTAITTLVVALGFLTFIWVWMFLCTAIYFHNLSQKVFGTLFGLLGWYGTYGCWYLKSFSPGLPPQSSSLNLKQDTYKK; this comes from the exons ATGAAGGGCAAGACGGTGGCCGAGAGGGTGCGCGGAGGCGGACGGTGGCCGACGAGGTCGGTCATGGAGCATCTGGAGCGCTGCGCGTGGGTCCTCCGGGGAACGCTGGTGCGATCGGCAGTGCGGAGATACCTGCCCTGGGCTCTGGCGGCCTCTATGCTGGCGGGCTCCCTCGTCAAGGAGCTCTCCCCGCTGCCCGAGAGCTATCTCAGCAACAAGCGCAACGTCCTCAACGT GTATTTTGTCAAAGTGGCCTGGGCCTGGACTTTctgcctcctcctgcctttcATCGCCCTCACCAACTACCACCTGACGGGCAAGGCCGGCCTGGTCCTGCGGCGGCTGAGCACCCTGCTCGTGGGCACGGCCATCTGGTACGTCTGCACGGCCATCTTCTCCAACATCGAGCACTACACGGGCAGCTGCTACCAGTCGCCAGCCCTGGAGGGGGAGAGAAAGGAGCACCGGAGCAAGCAGCAGTGCCACGGGGAAGGGGGCTTCTGGCACGGCTTCGACATCTCAGGCCACTCCTTCCTGCTGGCCTTCTGCGCCCTCATGATTGTGGAGGAGATGGCCGTGCTGCACGAGGTGAAGACGGACCGGAACCACCGTCTCCACACAGCCATCACCACCCTGGTGGTGGCCCTgggcttcctgaccttcatcTGGGTGTGGATGTTTCTGTGCACGGCCATCTACTTCCACAACTTGTCCCAGAAAGTGTTTGGCACCCTGTTCGGTCTGCTGGGCTGGTACGGGACGTACGGCTGTTGGTATCTGAAATCCTTTTCTCCAGGACTCCCTCCCCAGAGCTCCAGTTTGAATTTGAAGCAAGACACttacaagaaataa
- the R3HDML gene encoding peptidase inhibitor R3HDML: protein MPPLPSTVGLAGLLFWAGQTMNALMPNATLALAQTKGTAVRPLSGLGVPRYRRKRHISARDMSALLDYHNHIRASVHPPAANMEYMVWDERLARSAEAWASQCIWAHGPSQLMRYVGQNLSVHSGRYRSVVDLVRSWSEEKRHYLFPAPKDCTPHCPWRCRGPVCSHYTQMVWASSNRLGCAIHTCGSIRVWGSTWRQAVYLVCNYAIKGNWIGEAPYKTGRPCSACPPIYQGSCSSNLCFSRRKSNKLLWF from the exons ATGCCCCCGCTGCCCAGCACTGTGGGCCTGGCTGGCCTGCTCTTCTGGGCAGGCCAGACAATGAACGCCTTGATGCCCAACGCCACCCTGGCACTGGCCCAGACCAAGGGCACAGCTGTGAGGCCCCTGAGTGGCCTGGGGGTGCCTCGGTACCGGCGGAAGCGCCACATCTCTGCCCGGGACATGAGTGCCTTATTGGATTATCACAACCACATCCGGGCCAGCGTGCACCCACCTGCTGCCAACATGGAGTATATG GTCTGGGACGAGCGGCTGGCCAGGTCGGCTGAGGCCTGGGCCTCCCAGTGCATTTGGGCCCACGGGCCCTCACAGCTGATGAGATACGTGGGCCAGAACCTGTCTGTCCATTCCGGCCG GTACCGCTCAGTGGTGGATCTTGTGAGGTCTTGGTCAGAGGAGAAGCGGCATTACTTGTTTCCTGCCCCAAAGGACTGTACCCCGCATTGCCCCTGGCGCTGCCGTGGCCCTGTCTGCTCCCACTATACCCAG ATGGTGTGGGCATCTTCCAATCGGCTGGGCTGTGCCATCCACACCTGTGGCAGCATCCGCGTCTGGGGCAGCACCTGGCGCCAGGCTGTGTACCTGGTCTGCAACTACGCCATTAA GGGTAACTGGATCGGAGAGGCACCGTACAAGACGGGGAGGCCGTGTTCCGCCTGCCCGCCCATCTACCAaggcagctgcagcagcaacCTGTGCTTCTCGAGACGCAAGTCCAACAAGCTTCTGTGGTTCTGA